In the Parasteatoda tepidariorum isolate YZ-2023 chromosome 3, CAS_Ptep_4.0, whole genome shotgun sequence genome, one interval contains:
- the LOC107450118 gene encoding TATA element modulatory factor isoform X1: MSWFDTAGIANFAKTALTTAQKTIDKALDIQEEKNPRTDKKVGTQKLDSESFFEAFGLNEKPSTSQPTVKPSNISSIKPSQNAIPSSTLKEGDVHGSGFWSDTWGSFFDGKNPLPQTDSESVSKIKPTEDSNLSTENSHRIDNAVLSQPQKASLFPGETCPPVNTFESETVSSSDPSSSSNMLPNIEKSTSHLPIVSNSNSSASLPAHEISENKSVLASEEEISSSTLTIPHDTSNPEVIDKNIDTKSSVITEQPCYETNLTVTDVPIIEPNLVKSSKKGAIPSQVVSEPFTCDTSLEEKSQHVNPRGDNSHKLDENLHSNKNCDKTMEESTFLALNLPIPAEQSIAKPESEYDVIELMSNSQSNDQEIKLEDSFIKSGDSNHSMYDASESTLIIPDLPVSMPENIANWECCALDTLSPDLFITDENENIAHSEENDQRDSNISVPEDSFHALGSDSFGESRPWISNKQSHHLMEESQNSSNGERNSHHTDGSSNSSKEDDDDTDTAEVKEFDTKSSSSSGSHTTSSSFVKCSVEDSNSTRGQSPTSTIASERSDVTKQESEQTTSGDENETATSSDIEILSPPNGENGDRNASPLKHIWLPRPLRFRRAESPISDSSKDSIMPVVSELDEVCYINEPDSPPGMFGNKNQMLLHQHKDYEDNDSICQLLQKQDELQNRLDIREKKLVELSKENIELQENEQRLKNLIQKMRVEQEKESRDIAALTREFTQRLSRVEEQLKNTTRERDDLKVQLEEVKLDLASRISTSDFDEIIKEKDQQIKELTEEGQKLSKKELQHTTIIRKLRAKEEEKNRTIKSQNEELIENTTEVERLRKSIGAKEEQEKKHIDAIRDLTNTVKKLDKEVSTLKSDLEDSREKELSFKKSLDSTYRDLTELKKSYASKEIEVQELKSSLELQAKENLEQSLENAKKDAAREKESLLLQMQDLRSSLSRSEEEANLREKMFKSEIASLQKRLQEADERNEDLTKNMSSATRPLVRQIENLQATFTAQTISWEKIEKNLTDRLSDAQNQIAVLSERERASAERFSEHQSRLTILESQNSSLRQEKLQLTAELEDLRTNLLVLEENKSRENYTLEKVKQNFNAEIKKLKQEKANLESTMATCLEQLDMEKRKVVKLEEEIKLKDARAMILSNVSPCPSPTGSVRSSVSSIHNWSQDESHDMGLHTPVNSYRMSVYESLRLGSGSSLLENLQSQLKQREGEIYQLQSEISKLEQVKESMTCELVQLSEQNENLDKRLALLESLEKEHKDLDQKYNTLLQMYGEKVEETEELQLDLADVKSMYKAQCLKDSEKKD; the protein is encoded by the exons ATGAGCTGGTTTGACACTGCCGGTATTGCTAATTTTGCTAAAACTGCTTTAACTACTGCTCAGAAAACAATAGATAAAGCATTAGACAttcaagaggaaaaaaatcctAGAACAGATAAAAAAGTTGGCACACAGAAATTGG attctgaaagtttttttgaagCCTTTGGTCTGAATGAAAAACCTTCTACGTCACAACCTACTGTTAAACCTAGTAACATAAGTTCTATAAAGCCTAGTCAAAATGCTATACCAAGTAGTACCTTAAAGGAAGGTGATGTACATGGATCAGGGTTTTGGTCTGATACTTGGGGGTCATTTTTCGATGGAAAAAACCCTCTGCCACAAACTGACTCAGAAtctgtttctaaaattaaaccTACAGAAGACAGTAATTTATCTACTGAAAACAGCCACAGAATAGATAATGCTGTCCTTTCACAACCACAAAAAGCTAGTCTGTTTCCTGGAGAAACATGCCCACCTGTTAATACTTTTGAAAGTGAGACTGTGAGCTCTTCTGATCCTTCAAGTTCCTCTAACATGTTACCTAATATTGAGAAATCAACTAGTCATTTACCCATTGTTAGCAACTCAAATAGCTCTGCATCCCTACCTGCACATGAAATCAgtgaaaataaaagtgttttagcCTCTGAAGAAGAAATTAGTAGTAGTACACTTACCATTCCTCATGATACTTCTAACCCAGAGgtaattgacaaaaatattgacaCAAAATCTTCTGTTATCACTGAACAACCCTGTTATGAAACTAACTTAACTGTGACAGATGTGCCTATTATTGAACCAAATTTGGTTAAATCCTCAAAGAAAGGTGCCATACCTTCTCAAGTTGTTTCTGAACCTTTTACCTGTGATACatctttagaagaaaaaagtcAACATGTTAATCCAAGGGGTGACAATAGCCATAAACTTGATGAAAATttgcattcaaataaaaattgtgataaaactATGGAAGAAAGTACATTCCTTGCCCTAAACTTACCTATTCCTGCAGAGCAAAGTATTGCTAAACCAGAGTCAGAGTATGATGTAATAGAGTTAATGTCAAACAGCCAATCAAATGATCAAGAAATTAAACTGGAAGATTCTTTTATCAAATCTGGAGACTCCAATCATTCAATGTATGATGCCAGTGAATCAACATTGATTATTCCTGATTTGCCAGTTTCTATGCctgaaaatattgcaaattggGAATGTTGTGCTTTAGATACCTTATCACCCGATTTGTTTATCActgatgaaaatgaaaatatagctCATAGTGAAGAAAATGATCAGAGAGATTCAAATATCTCTGTGCCAGAAGATTCATTTCATGCTCTCGGTTCTGACTCTTTTGGTGAAAGTCGTCCATGGATTTCAAACAAGCAAAGTCATCACCTAATGGAGGAATCCCAAAATTCATCCAATGGTGAACGAAATTCGCATCATACTGATGGTAGTAGCAACAGTAGCAAAGAGGATGACGATGATACTGATACAGCTGAAGTGAAAGAATTTGATACTAAATCATCAAGCAGCAGTGGCTCGCATACAACATCTAGTTCTTTTGTTAAATGTTCTGTTGAGGATAGCAACTCTACAAGAGGGCAATCTCCTACATCCACCATAGCTTCTGAAAGATCAGACGTCACAAAACAAGAATCAGAACAAACTACTTCTGGTGATGAAAATGAAACTGCTACATCTTCTGACATAGAAATCCTATCACCGCCAAACGGAGAAAATGGAGATCGTAATGCATCACCTCTGAAACACATTTGGCTGCCTCGTCCTCTTAGGTTTCGTAGAGCAGAAAGTCCAATCTCAGATAGTAGCAAAGATAGCATAATGCCAGTTGTCAGTGAACTGGATGAAGTGTGTTATATAAATGAGCCAGATTCACCTCCAGGCATGTTTGGAAATAAAA atCAGATGTTATTACATCAACATAAAGATTATGAAGACAATGATAGTATTTGCCAACTGCTACAG aaacaaGATGAATTACAAAATCGCCTTGacattagagaaaaaaaactggttgaattgagtaaagaaaatattgaactacaagaaaatgaacaaagacttaaaaa cttaattcaaaaaatgagaGTAGAACAAGAAAAAGAATCCAGGGACATAGCTGCTCTTACAAGAGAATTCACCCAACGTCTTTCTCGTGTGGAGGAGCAACTTAAAAATACAACACGG GAAAGAGATGATCTGAAGGTTCAGCTTGAAGAAGTAAAACTAGACTTAGCAAGCAG aatttctacttcagattttgatgaaataatcaaagaaaaagatcAGCAAATTAAAGAACTAACAGAAGAAG GTCAGAAGTTGTCAAAGAAGGAGTTACAGCACACTactattattagaaaattgcGAGCTAAAGAGGAAGAAAAGAATCGTACTATAAAAAGTCAAAA cGAAGAGCTAATTGAAAATACAACAGAGGTAGAAAGACTGAGAAAATCCATTGGAGCAAAAGAAGAACAAGAGAAAAAACACATAG atgctATCAGAGATCTAACAAATACTGTTAAGAAATTAGACAAAGAAGTATCTACATTAAAG aGTGATTTGGAAGATAGCAGAGAGAAAGAGCTCAGCTTTAAAAAATCGCTGGACAGCACTTATAGGGATCTTACAGAATTGAAAAAATCTTACGCATCAAAAGAAATTGAAGTTCAG gaattgaaATCCAGTTTAGAGTTACAAgctaaagaaaatttagaacaatcatTAGAAAATGCCAAAAAGGATGCTGCTAGGGAAAAAGAAAGCTTACTTCTACAAATGCAAGACCTTCGAAGTTCTCTATCTCGATCTGAAGAGGAGGCAAATCTAAGAGAGAAAATGTTCAAATCAGAAATTGCAAGTTTACAAAAA agattGCAAGAAGCTGATGAGAGAAATGAAGATTTAACAAAGAATATGTCATCTG CAACAAGGCCTCTGGTTCGACAGATAGAAAACTTGCAAGCAACATTTACTGCTCAAACAATATCCTGGGAAAAAATCGAAAAGAATCTGACTGACAGACTAA GTGATGCCCAAAATCAAATTGCTGTTCTATCTGAACGAGAGCGTGCAAGTGCTGAAAGGTTTTCAGAACATCAATCAAGATTAACCATTCTGGAATCTCAGAATAGCTCGTTAAGGcaagaaaaattgcaattaactGCTGAATTAGAAGATCTTAGAACAAATCTTCTTgttttggaagaaaataaaagcag GGAGAATTATACACtcgaaaaagtaaaacaaaacttcaatgctgaaattaaaaaactgaaacaagaaaaa GCAAACTTAGAAAGCACAATGGCAACATGTTTGGAGCAGTTAGACATGGAGAAAAGAAAAGTGGTAAAATTAGAGGAAGAAATCAAACTAAAG GATGCTAGAGCAATGATATTGTCAAATGTATCTCCATGTCCATCACCTACTGGTTCTGTCAGAAGTTCTGTTAGCAGCATTCATAATTGGTCTCAG GATGAATCTCATGATATGGGCTTACATACACCAGTAAATAGCTATCGTATGTCGGTTTATGAATCTTTACGATTAGGAAGTGGTTCGTCATTGCTTGAAAACTTGCAGTCACAATTAAAACAAAGAGAGGGAGAAATATATCAACTGCag tctgAAATATCAAAACTAGAACAGGTGAAAGAATCAATGACTTGTGAGTTGGTGCAATTAtcagaacaaaatgaaaatttggatAAAAGATTAGCACTACTTGAGTCATTAGAAAAAGAACACAAG gatcttgatcaaaaatataatactctTCTTCAAATGTATGGGGAAAAGGTTGAAGAAACTGAAGAACTACAACTGGATTTAGCTGATGTTAAGTCCATGTATAAAGCTCAG TGTTTGAAGGATTCTGAAAAGAAAG ATTGA
- the LOC107450118 gene encoding TATA element modulatory factor isoform X6, whose translation MSWFDTAGIANFAKTALTTAQKTIDKALDIQEEKNPRTDKKVGTQKLDSESFFEAFGLNEKPSTSQPTVKPSNISSIKPSQNAIPSSTLKEGDVHGSGFWSDTWGSFFDGKNPLPQTDSESVSKIKPTEDSNLSTENSHRIDNAVLSQPQKASLFPGETCPPVNTFESETVSSSDPSSSSNMLPNIEKSTSHLPIVSNSNSSASLPAHEISENKSVLASEEEISSSTLTIPHDTSNPEVIDKNIDTKSSVITEQPCYETNLTVTDVPIIEPNLVKSSKKGAIPSQVVSEPFTCDTSLEEKSQHVNPRGDNSHKLDENLHSNKNCDKTMEESTFLALNLPIPAEQSIAKPESEYDVIELMSNSQSNDQEIKLEDSFIKSGDSNHSMYDASESTLIIPDLPVSMPENIANWECCALDTLSPDLFITDENENIAHSEENDQRDSNISVPEDSFHALGSDSFGESRPWISNKQSHHLMEESQNSSNGERNSHHTDGSSNSSKEDDDDTDTAEVKEFDTKSSSSSGSHTTSSSFVKCSVEDSNSTRGQSPTSTIASERSDVTKQESEQTTSGDENETATSSDIEILSPPNGENGDRNASPLKHIWLPRPLRFRRAESPISDSSKDSIMPVVSELDEVCYINEPDSPPGMFGNKNQMLLHQHKDYEDNDSICQLLQKQDELQNRLDIREKKLVELSKENIELQENEQRLKNLIQKMRVEQEKESRDIAALTREFTQRLSRVEEQLKNTTRERDDLKVQLEEVKLDLASRISTSDFDEIIKEKDQQIKELTEEGQKLSKKELQHTTIIRKLRAKEEEKNRTIKSQNEELIENTTEVERLRKSIGAKEEQEKKHIDAIRDLTNTVKKLDKEVSTLKSDLEDSREKELSFKKSLDSTYRDLTELKKSYASKEIEVQELKSSLELQAKENLEQSLENAKKDAAREKESLLLQMQDLRSSLSRSEEEANLREKMFKSEIASLQKRLQEADERNEDLTKNMSSATRPLVRQIENLQATFTAQTISWEKIEKNLTDRLSDAQNQIAVLSERERASAERFSEHQSRLTILESQNSSLRQEKLQLTAELEDLRTNLLVLEENKSRENYTLEKVKQNFNAEIKKLKQEKANLESTMATCLEQLDMEKRKVVKLEEEIKLKDARAMILSNVSPCPSPTGSVRSSVSSIHNWSQDESHDMGLHTPVNSYRMSVYESLRLGSGSSLLENLQSQLKQREGEIYQLQSEISKLEQVKESMTCELVQLSEQNENLDKRLALLESLEKEHKDLDQKYNTLLQMYGEKVEETEELQLDLADVKSMYKAQIEELLMKK comes from the exons ATGAGCTGGTTTGACACTGCCGGTATTGCTAATTTTGCTAAAACTGCTTTAACTACTGCTCAGAAAACAATAGATAAAGCATTAGACAttcaagaggaaaaaaatcctAGAACAGATAAAAAAGTTGGCACACAGAAATTGG attctgaaagtttttttgaagCCTTTGGTCTGAATGAAAAACCTTCTACGTCACAACCTACTGTTAAACCTAGTAACATAAGTTCTATAAAGCCTAGTCAAAATGCTATACCAAGTAGTACCTTAAAGGAAGGTGATGTACATGGATCAGGGTTTTGGTCTGATACTTGGGGGTCATTTTTCGATGGAAAAAACCCTCTGCCACAAACTGACTCAGAAtctgtttctaaaattaaaccTACAGAAGACAGTAATTTATCTACTGAAAACAGCCACAGAATAGATAATGCTGTCCTTTCACAACCACAAAAAGCTAGTCTGTTTCCTGGAGAAACATGCCCACCTGTTAATACTTTTGAAAGTGAGACTGTGAGCTCTTCTGATCCTTCAAGTTCCTCTAACATGTTACCTAATATTGAGAAATCAACTAGTCATTTACCCATTGTTAGCAACTCAAATAGCTCTGCATCCCTACCTGCACATGAAATCAgtgaaaataaaagtgttttagcCTCTGAAGAAGAAATTAGTAGTAGTACACTTACCATTCCTCATGATACTTCTAACCCAGAGgtaattgacaaaaatattgacaCAAAATCTTCTGTTATCACTGAACAACCCTGTTATGAAACTAACTTAACTGTGACAGATGTGCCTATTATTGAACCAAATTTGGTTAAATCCTCAAAGAAAGGTGCCATACCTTCTCAAGTTGTTTCTGAACCTTTTACCTGTGATACatctttagaagaaaaaagtcAACATGTTAATCCAAGGGGTGACAATAGCCATAAACTTGATGAAAATttgcattcaaataaaaattgtgataaaactATGGAAGAAAGTACATTCCTTGCCCTAAACTTACCTATTCCTGCAGAGCAAAGTATTGCTAAACCAGAGTCAGAGTATGATGTAATAGAGTTAATGTCAAACAGCCAATCAAATGATCAAGAAATTAAACTGGAAGATTCTTTTATCAAATCTGGAGACTCCAATCATTCAATGTATGATGCCAGTGAATCAACATTGATTATTCCTGATTTGCCAGTTTCTATGCctgaaaatattgcaaattggGAATGTTGTGCTTTAGATACCTTATCACCCGATTTGTTTATCActgatgaaaatgaaaatatagctCATAGTGAAGAAAATGATCAGAGAGATTCAAATATCTCTGTGCCAGAAGATTCATTTCATGCTCTCGGTTCTGACTCTTTTGGTGAAAGTCGTCCATGGATTTCAAACAAGCAAAGTCATCACCTAATGGAGGAATCCCAAAATTCATCCAATGGTGAACGAAATTCGCATCATACTGATGGTAGTAGCAACAGTAGCAAAGAGGATGACGATGATACTGATACAGCTGAAGTGAAAGAATTTGATACTAAATCATCAAGCAGCAGTGGCTCGCATACAACATCTAGTTCTTTTGTTAAATGTTCTGTTGAGGATAGCAACTCTACAAGAGGGCAATCTCCTACATCCACCATAGCTTCTGAAAGATCAGACGTCACAAAACAAGAATCAGAACAAACTACTTCTGGTGATGAAAATGAAACTGCTACATCTTCTGACATAGAAATCCTATCACCGCCAAACGGAGAAAATGGAGATCGTAATGCATCACCTCTGAAACACATTTGGCTGCCTCGTCCTCTTAGGTTTCGTAGAGCAGAAAGTCCAATCTCAGATAGTAGCAAAGATAGCATAATGCCAGTTGTCAGTGAACTGGATGAAGTGTGTTATATAAATGAGCCAGATTCACCTCCAGGCATGTTTGGAAATAAAA atCAGATGTTATTACATCAACATAAAGATTATGAAGACAATGATAGTATTTGCCAACTGCTACAG aaacaaGATGAATTACAAAATCGCCTTGacattagagaaaaaaaactggttgaattgagtaaagaaaatattgaactacaagaaaatgaacaaagacttaaaaa cttaattcaaaaaatgagaGTAGAACAAGAAAAAGAATCCAGGGACATAGCTGCTCTTACAAGAGAATTCACCCAACGTCTTTCTCGTGTGGAGGAGCAACTTAAAAATACAACACGG GAAAGAGATGATCTGAAGGTTCAGCTTGAAGAAGTAAAACTAGACTTAGCAAGCAG aatttctacttcagattttgatgaaataatcaaagaaaaagatcAGCAAATTAAAGAACTAACAGAAGAAG GTCAGAAGTTGTCAAAGAAGGAGTTACAGCACACTactattattagaaaattgcGAGCTAAAGAGGAAGAAAAGAATCGTACTATAAAAAGTCAAAA cGAAGAGCTAATTGAAAATACAACAGAGGTAGAAAGACTGAGAAAATCCATTGGAGCAAAAGAAGAACAAGAGAAAAAACACATAG atgctATCAGAGATCTAACAAATACTGTTAAGAAATTAGACAAAGAAGTATCTACATTAAAG aGTGATTTGGAAGATAGCAGAGAGAAAGAGCTCAGCTTTAAAAAATCGCTGGACAGCACTTATAGGGATCTTACAGAATTGAAAAAATCTTACGCATCAAAAGAAATTGAAGTTCAG gaattgaaATCCAGTTTAGAGTTACAAgctaaagaaaatttagaacaatcatTAGAAAATGCCAAAAAGGATGCTGCTAGGGAAAAAGAAAGCTTACTTCTACAAATGCAAGACCTTCGAAGTTCTCTATCTCGATCTGAAGAGGAGGCAAATCTAAGAGAGAAAATGTTCAAATCAGAAATTGCAAGTTTACAAAAA agattGCAAGAAGCTGATGAGAGAAATGAAGATTTAACAAAGAATATGTCATCTG CAACAAGGCCCCTGGTTCGACAGATAGAAAACTTGCAAGCTACATTTACTGCTCAAACAATATCTTGGGAAAAAATCGAAAAGAATTTGACTGACAGACTAA GTGATGCCCAAAATCAAATTGCTGTTCTATCTGAACGTGAGCGTGCAAGTGCAGAAAGGTTTTCAGAACATCAATCAAGATTAACCATTCTGGAATCTCAGAATAGCTCGTTAAGGcaagaaaaattgcaattaactGCTGAATTAGAAGATCTTAGAACAAATCTACTTGTTTTGGAGGAAAATAAAAGCAG GGAGAATTATACACtcgaaaaagtaaaacaaaacttcaatgctgaaattaaaaaactgaaacaagaaaaa GCAAACTTAGAAAGCACAATGGCAACATGTTTGGAGCAGTTAGACATGGAGAAAAGAAAAGTGGTAAAATTAGAGGAAGAAATCAAACTAAAG GATGCTAGAGCAATGATATTGTCAAATGTATCTCCATGTCCATCACCTACTGGTTCTGTCAGAAGTTCTGTTAGCAGCATTCATAATTGGTCTCAG GATGAATCTCATGATATGGGCTTACATACACCAGTAAATAGCTATCGTATGTCGGTTTATGAATCTTTACGATTAGGAAGTGGTTCGTCATTGCTTGAAAACTTGCAGTCACAATTAAAACAAAGAGAGGGAGAAATATATCAACTGCag tctgAAATATCAAAACTAGAACAGGTGAAAGAATCAATGACTTGTGAGTTGGTGCAATTAtcagaacaaaatgaaaatttggatAAAAGATTAGCACTACTTGAGTCATTAGAAAAAGAACACAAG gatcttgatcaaaaatataatactctTCTTCAAATGTATGGGGAAAAGGTTGAAGAAACTGAAGAACTACAACTGGATTTAGCTGATGTTAAGTCCATGTATAAAGCTCAG ATTGAAGAATTGctaatgaaaaaatga